In Candidatus Desulfofervidus auxilii, the following proteins share a genomic window:
- a CDS encoding 1-acyl-sn-glycerol-3-phosphate acyltransferase: protein MLRFFLVFIWIAIISFFFYPLALITSLIPYTKHIPHILARYWAKTILWVSGVKVKILGLENIDLKRPYVFAANHQSQYDIFTLLAHLPIQFKWMAKKSLFYIPLVGWGMKACGYIPVERENPKAAYQAILKALEIIKQGFSIIIFPEGTRSLDGNIRSFKSGGFVLALRAKVPIVPVSIIGTFSILPKSGRRIRPGNVTIIIDRPIDVSKYAEKEKNKLANLVREIVVKNYERYKTK, encoded by the coding sequence ATGTTAAGATTTTTTTTAGTTTTTATTTGGATAGCTATAATTAGCTTTTTCTTTTATCCTCTTGCCTTAATTACAAGTCTTATCCCCTATACAAAACACATACCACACATTTTAGCCCGTTATTGGGCAAAAACCATACTTTGGGTAAGTGGAGTAAAAGTAAAAATCTTAGGATTAGAAAATATTGATTTAAAAAGACCTTATGTCTTTGCTGCTAATCATCAAAGTCAATATGACATTTTTACATTATTAGCTCATCTTCCTATCCAATTTAAATGGATGGCAAAAAAGAGCCTTTTTTATATTCCTTTAGTAGGATGGGGAATGAAGGCTTGTGGATATATTCCAGTAGAAAGAGAAAATCCAAAAGCAGCTTATCAAGCAATTTTAAAAGCTTTAGAAATTATAAAACAAGGTTTTTCAATCATTATCTTTCCAGAAGGTACAAGAAGTCTTGATGGAAATATTAGGTCTTTTAAAAGTGGTGGTTTTGTGTTAGCATTACGAGCTAAAGTACCTATTGTACCAGTTAGTATTATTGGCACATTTTCTATTCTACCTAAATCAGGTCGTCGGATTAGACCAGGAAATGTGACGATTATAATTGATAGACCAATTGATGTTTCTAAATATGCAGAAAAAGAAAAAAATAAATTAGCTAATTTAGTTAGAGAAATAGTGGTTAAAAATTATGAAAGATATAAAACTAAATAA
- a CDS encoding carbohydrate ABC transporter permease, translated as MKEERLKKIILYFGLFFLLIFCLMPVCWMIVISLSKSPDFLINGNFVLTIKNYLDILKVKNLHFLDYLKNSLIVSSITAIFSTIIAALAAYAISRLNFPGKIFIILSVLALSMLPQISIIGYLYEFMSDIGLINTYNALIFPYIAWCLPLGLWMLLSYFSQIPDEIDKAALIDGANRLQILFKIILPIILPGLLATILLLFIFSFNEFLFALMLTTDYRARTIPVGIALFEGLHGEIPWGYIMAASVISSIPVILIALFFQKYIIQGLTGGAVKE; from the coding sequence ATGAAAGAAGAAAGATTAAAAAAAATTATATTATACTTTGGATTATTTTTTCTTTTAATCTTTTGCTTGATGCCTGTCTGTTGGATGATTGTTATTTCTTTAAGCAAGTCTCCTGATTTTTTAATAAATGGAAATTTTGTCCTTACAATAAAAAATTATTTAGATATTTTAAAAGTAAAAAATTTACATTTCCTTGATTATCTAAAAAATAGTTTAATTGTTTCTAGCATTACAGCAATATTTAGTACAATCATTGCTGCTCTTGCTGCTTATGCCATATCAAGATTAAATTTTCCAGGAAAGATTTTTATTATTTTATCTGTACTTGCTCTATCAATGCTCCCTCAAATTAGCATCATAGGCTATCTTTATGAATTTATGAGTGATATTGGATTGATAAACACATATAATGCTTTAATTTTTCCATATATTGCCTGGTGTCTTCCTTTAGGTTTATGGATGCTTTTAAGTTATTTTTCGCAAATTCCAGATGAAATTGATAAAGCTGCTCTAATTGATGGGGCAAATCGATTACAGATACTTTTTAAAATCATTTTACCTATTATTTTGCCAGGACTTTTAGCAACAATTTTACTTCTTTTTATATTTTCCTTTAATGAATTTCTTTTTGCTCTTATGTTAACAACAGATTACAGAGCAAGGACAATTCCAGTAGGTATTGCACTTTTTGAAGGACTTCATGGTGAAATACCTTGGGGTTATATTATGGCTGCTTCAGTTATTTCTTCAATTCCCGTAATATTAATTGCTCTATTTTTTCAAAAATATATCATTCAGGGATTAACAGGAGGGGCAGTTAAAGAATGA
- a CDS encoding phosphatidate cytidylyltransferase, translating to MEKAHKQRILTAVITLPLIIWLIVFSPFFLFFIFIFFVGFIASLEQVNLWHLPNKNFSFFYTLLSLIVLLGFAFSSPILSLLMAFFILTIYFIWTYGHKSEISSFFTIGIFSIIYPNLLLGHAFSFLTLPQGRKFLLWILFIVFAADTGAFYMGRKFGKHKIYPAVSPKKSWEGLIGCIGSAFILGIIASFFLPLNTLKILFLSFIIAIFEQIGDFFESALKRQAGCKDSGKILPGHGGMLDRIDGVLFALPVSYYFLSWWLK from the coding sequence ATGGAAAAGGCTCATAAGCAGCGTATTCTTACTGCTGTCATTACTTTACCTTTAATTATTTGGCTAATAGTTTTTTCACCATTTTTTCTTTTTTTTATATTTATTTTTTTTGTAGGCTTTATAGCATCTCTTGAACAAGTTAATTTATGGCATCTTCCAAATAAAAATTTTTCTTTTTTTTATACCCTTCTTAGTTTGATTGTTCTTTTAGGATTTGCCTTTTCTTCTCCTATATTAAGTTTACTTATGGCTTTTTTTATTCTTACTATTTATTTTATTTGGACTTATGGTCATAAATCTGAAATTTCATCATTTTTTACAATAGGAATATTCTCAATTATATATCCCAATTTACTTTTAGGACATGCTTTTTCTTTTTTAACACTTCCTCAAGGTAGAAAATTCCTCCTTTGGATACTTTTTATTGTCTTTGCTGCTGATACTGGAGCATTTTATATGGGGCGTAAATTTGGAAAGCATAAAATTTATCCAGCTGTTAGTCCTAAAAAATCTTGGGAAGGGCTTATAGGATGTATTGGTAGTGCTTTTATTTTAGGAATAATTGCCTCTTTTTTTCTGCCTTTAAATACTTTAAAAATTCTGTTTTTAAGCTTTATTATTGCTATTTTTGAGCAAATTGGAGATTTTTTTGAATCCGCACTTAAACGCCAAGCTGGTTGTAAGGATAGTGGAAAAATTTTACCTGGACATGGTGGAATGCTTGACAGAATTGATGGAGTTTTGTTTGCTTTACCAGTAAGCTATTATTTCTTATCATGGTGGCTCAAATGA
- a CDS encoding secondary thiamine-phosphate synthase enzyme YjbQ encodes MEIISLNTTKRTQFIDITNKVAEVIRRIGIKNGLCIVYVPHTTAGVTINENADPSVAEDILNILNQIVPWQANYKHLEGNSPAHIKASIIGSSVLVIIENGHLVLGTWQGIFFAEFDGPRSRKVFVKCIEG; translated from the coding sequence ATGGAGATAATTTCTTTAAATACAACAAAAAGAACACAATTTATTGATATTACTAATAAAGTAGCTGAAGTAATTAGACGAATTGGAATAAAAAATGGCTTATGTATTGTTTATGTCCCACACACTACAGCAGGAGTAACAATCAATGAAAATGCTGATCCAAGTGTAGCAGAAGACATTTTAAATATTTTAAATCAGATTGTTCCTTGGCAAGCAAATTATAAACATTTAGAAGGCAATTCACCTGCACATATAAAAGCCAGTATTATTGGTTCTTCTGTTTTAGTAATCATTGAAAATGGTCATTTAGTATTGGGCACATGGCAAGGTATATTCTTTGCTGAATTTGATGGCCCACGTTCACGTAAAGTCTTTGTTAAATGCATTGAAGGTTAA
- a CDS encoding DUF2905 domain-containing protein, which yields MPLQTMGKFLIFTGIIIIIFGLILIFAPKIPYLGRLPGDIIIQRKNFTFYFPLVTCIILSLVLTIILNLIFRK from the coding sequence ATGCCTTTGCAAACAATGGGTAAATTTTTAATCTTTACTGGTATTATCATTATTATCTTTGGTCTTATCCTTATATTTGCTCCAAAAATTCCTTATTTAGGCAGATTACCTGGAGATATCATAATTCAAAGAAAAAACTTCACCTTTTATTTCCCTTTAGTCACATGCATAATTTTAAGTCTTGTTTTAACCATTATCCTTAATTTGATTTTTAGAAAATAA
- the aroL gene encoding shikimate kinase AroL, with product MSKNIILIGFRATGKTTIGKLLAQKLNKPFIDTDILIEKRAGKTIAEIVKEEGWSGFRKREKMIIKELAEKEDIVLALGGGAILDAENVECLKKNGIFIWLKAKPETILKRLYQDKKTTSQRPSLTGKSLDAEINQILKERLPIYENIADISIDTDKMLPEEIIKIIMEERWQKQKFY from the coding sequence ATGTCTAAAAATATCATTCTTATTGGCTTTCGTGCTACTGGCAAAACAACGATTGGTAAACTTTTAGCTCAAAAATTAAATAAACCATTTATTGATACTGACATTTTAATTGAAAAAAGGGCTGGTAAGACAATTGCTGAGATTGTAAAAGAAGAAGGTTGGTCTGGTTTTAGAAAAAGAGAAAAGATGATTATAAAAGAATTAGCTGAAAAAGAAGATATTGTTTTGGCTTTGGGAGGAGGGGCAATATTAGATGCAGAGAATGTAGAATGTCTTAAAAAAAATGGAATTTTTATTTGGCTTAAGGCTAAACCAGAGACCATTTTAAAACGTTTGTATCAAGATAAAAAAACCACTTCACAAAGACCAAGCCTTACTGGTAAATCACTTGATGCAGAAATAAATCAAATTTTAAAAGAGCGATTGCCCATTTATGAAAATATAGCCGATATATCTATTGATACTGATAAAATGTTGCCTGAAGAAATTATTAAAATCATAATGGAGGAAAGATGGCAAAAGCAAAAGTTTTATTAG
- a CDS encoding epoxyqueuosine reductase QueH translates to MRILLHICCAPCAIYPIKSLREKNIEVFGFWYNPNIHPFTEYKKRLETLKDYAQKINLRMIWRDRYELEEFLRSIAFRESFGIRCKFCYFKRLEATAQIAKHGKFDAFTTTLLYSKFQNHELICEIAESLAKKYNTKFYYEDFREGWKEGIEISKSLNMYRQSYCGCIYSEKERFAKKLMEE, encoded by the coding sequence ATGCGTATATTACTTCACATTTGCTGTGCACCATGTGCAATTTATCCTATTAAATCTTTAAGAGAAAAAAATATTGAAGTATTTGGTTTTTGGTATAATCCAAATATTCATCCTTTTACTGAATATAAAAAAAGGCTTGAAACACTAAAGGACTATGCCCAAAAGATAAATTTAAGGATGATTTGGCGCGATAGATATGAATTGGAAGAATTTTTAAGAAGCATAGCATTTCGTGAAAGCTTTGGAATCCGTTGTAAATTTTGTTATTTTAAAAGATTGGAAGCCACTGCTCAAATTGCCAAACATGGCAAATTTGATGCCTTTACAACCACTTTGCTTTATAGCAAGTTTCAAAATCATGAGCTAATTTGTGAAATTGCTGAAAGTTTAGCTAAAAAATATAATACTAAATTTTATTATGAGGACTTTAGAGAAGGCTGGAAAGAAGGTATAGAAATATCTAAATCATTAAATATGTATCGGCAATCATATTGTGGTTGTATTTATAGTGAGAAAGAAAGATTTGCTAAAAAATTAATGGAGGAATAG
- a CDS encoding isoprenyl transferase, whose protein sequence is MKDIKLNKLPVHVAIIMDGNGRWAKRRGLPRIVGHQEGAKRAREIVETARELGIKILTLYTFSYENWQRPQEEVKFLMHLLEDYLKEERKNLIKEDIRLQAIGDLSLLPKTTYETLQSVIKDTIHCQSMIFNLAISYGGRQEIIYAVRNLIEKIKQNKIKIEDINIDLFSKFLWTKGLPDPDLIIRTGGEIRISNFLLWQCAYAEFYFTPILWPDFHKAEFIEALKDYQNRERRFGKISEQLKNGKGS, encoded by the coding sequence ATGAAAGATATAAAACTAAATAAATTGCCTGTTCATGTAGCCATTATTATGGATGGTAATGGACGCTGGGCAAAAAGGAGAGGACTTCCACGTATAGTTGGTCATCAAGAAGGGGCAAAAAGGGCAAGAGAAATAGTAGAAACAGCTAGAGAATTAGGCATAAAAATACTTACACTTTATACTTTTTCTTATGAAAATTGGCAAAGACCTCAAGAAGAAGTAAAATTTTTAATGCATTTGCTTGAAGATTATTTAAAAGAGGAACGGAAAAATCTAATTAAAGAAGATATACGTCTTCAGGCTATCGGTGATTTAAGTCTCCTTCCTAAAACTACTTATGAAACTTTACAAAGTGTTATAAAAGATACTATACATTGTCAAAGTATGATCTTCAATTTGGCTATAAGTTATGGAGGTAGACAGGAAATAATTTATGCTGTACGTAATTTGATAGAAAAAATAAAACAGAATAAAATAAAAATAGAGGATATAAATATAGATTTATTTAGCAAATTTCTTTGGACAAAAGGCTTGCCTGACCCTGACCTTATTATACGCACTGGAGGAGAGATAAGAATAAGCAATTTTTTACTTTGGCAATGTGCTTATGCTGAATTTTATTTTACCCCAATTTTATGGCCAGATTTTCATAAAGCAGAATTTATTGAAGCCTTAAAGGATTATCAGAATAGAGAACGTCGCTTTGGGAAAATCTCTGAACAATTAAAAAATGGAAAAGGCTCATAA
- a CDS encoding sugar ABC transporter permease, with protein MNKESKEAFSFISPLIIFISIFMLLPLIGTFWISFWRDVSFLPKKFLGIENYIRLFKDPQFLQSLYFTTLFTVFSVAIEMILGIIFALVINEKKGIIRGIILLPWVIPSVISARIWQLIYRYDYGLANFLLEKIFHFSINWFGSPSGAFFSLLLADVWRTTPFVTIIILAGLQAIPEDLYKQAKIDGTNFFQRFFKITIPLLKPIIIVALLFRTIDALRIFDIIYVITGGGPAGTTTSLSIYAYKYFLLGDFSYGATISVILFFIAFFIAIFYIKIGKFKAIL; from the coding sequence ATGAATAAAGAGAGCAAAGAAGCTTTTTCTTTTATCTCACCTCTTATTATCTTTATCTCAATATTTATGTTGCTTCCGCTCATTGGAACATTCTGGATAAGTTTTTGGAGAGATGTATCTTTTTTGCCTAAAAAATTTCTTGGAATTGAGAATTATATTAGACTTTTTAAAGACCCTCAATTTTTACAATCCTTGTATTTTACAACCTTATTTACCGTTTTTTCTGTAGCAATTGAAATGATTTTAGGAATAATTTTTGCTCTTGTGATAAATGAAAAAAAGGGCATTATAAGAGGAATTATTCTTCTCCCTTGGGTCATTCCAAGTGTAATTAGTGCTAGAATCTGGCAATTGATTTATCGTTATGATTATGGACTTGCCAATTTTTTATTAGAAAAAATATTTCATTTTTCTATAAATTGGTTTGGCAGTCCTTCAGGAGCATTTTTTTCACTTTTATTAGCAGATGTCTGGAGAACCACCCCTTTTGTTACTATTATTATCCTAGCAGGTCTACAAGCTATTCCAGAAGATTTGTATAAACAAGCAAAGATTGACGGTACAAATTTCTTTCAGAGATTCTTTAAAATAACAATACCTTTACTTAAACCAATTATTATTGTTGCCTTACTTTTTAGGACTATAGATGCCCTTAGAATATTTGATATTATTTATGTCATTACAGGTGGGGGACCTGCTGGTACAACAACATCTCTCTCAATCTATGCCTATAAATATTTTTTACTTGGTGATTTTAGTTATGGTGCAACTATATCTGTTATTTTGTTTTTTATAGCATTTTTTATTGCTATTTTTTACATAAAAATAGGTAAATTTAAAGCAATATTATGA
- a CDS encoding ABC transporter substrate-binding protein yields the protein MKFFYFLFLLFLLGCSKKEAILTFAVGGAPNEVEYWEKLIKDFENKNQIDVKLLRQPSDTDLRRQGLVIPLKAKKKDPDVFLMDVAWVAQFAASGWLLPLDSYIKQDNFDINNLFIQIVNQVDVYKGKIIALPVYVDCGLLYFRKDLLKKYNLSIPKTWKELLKYAKKIQKEERKKNPYFYGFVWQGAQYEGLICNFIEFIASNGGKILNKNITLAIKENIEALQFMKDLIHKHKISPPNTYTEMKEEETRIYFEKGNALFERNWPYAWKLHNNSSLKGKIGITILPKFKKHATALGGWHIGISRYSDRKEDAWKLLNFILSYNIQKRLALDLGWNPARKDIYDDPEIKEKMPHIKILKKALMHAVARPNIPYYTQISEILQKYINAAISKNIKPEKALERAEKEIKKIEKAYHE from the coding sequence ATGAAATTTTTCTATTTTCTTTTTCTCTTATTTCTTTTAGGATGCAGCAAAAAAGAAGCTATTTTAACCTTTGCAGTAGGAGGTGCTCCTAATGAAGTAGAATATTGGGAAAAACTTATAAAAGATTTTGAAAATAAAAACCAGATTGATGTTAAATTGTTAAGACAACCTAGCGATACAGACCTACGTAGACAAGGTTTAGTAATACCATTAAAGGCAAAGAAAAAAGATCCTGATGTCTTTCTCATGGATGTAGCATGGGTCGCCCAGTTTGCTGCCTCTGGTTGGCTTTTGCCTTTGGATTCTTACATCAAACAGGATAATTTTGATATAAATAATTTATTTATTCAGATAGTCAATCAAGTAGATGTTTATAAAGGAAAAATCATTGCTTTACCAGTTTATGTGGATTGTGGTCTTCTTTATTTCAGAAAAGATTTACTTAAAAAATACAATCTTTCTATACCCAAAACTTGGAAAGAACTTTTAAAATACGCAAAAAAGATACAAAAAGAAGAAAGAAAAAAGAATCCATATTTTTATGGTTTTGTATGGCAAGGAGCACAATATGAAGGTTTGATTTGTAATTTTATTGAATTTATTGCTTCAAATGGAGGAAAAATTTTGAATAAAAATATTACACTTGCTATTAAAGAAAATATTGAAGCATTGCAATTTATGAAGGATTTAATCCATAAACACAAAATTTCACCTCCAAATACATATACAGAAATGAAAGAAGAGGAAACAAGAATATATTTTGAAAAAGGCAATGCCTTATTTGAAAGAAATTGGCCATATGCATGGAAACTTCATAATAATTCTTCTTTAAAAGGGAAAATAGGGATTACAATTTTGCCAAAGTTTAAAAAACATGCAACTGCTCTTGGAGGATGGCATATTGGAATATCAAGATATTCTGATAGAAAAGAAGATGCATGGAAACTTTTAAATTTTATACTTTCTTATAATATCCAAAAAAGACTTGCATTAGATTTGGGTTGGAATCCCGCTAGAAAGGATATTTATGATGATCCTGAAATAAAAGAAAAGATGCCACATATTAAAATATTGAAAAAAGCTCTTATGCATGCAGTTGCTAGACCAAACATTCCCTATTACACTCAAATTTCTGAAATATTACAAAAATATATAAATGCAGCTATATCAAAAAATATAAAGCCAGAAAAAGCTTTAGAACGAGCTGAAAAAGAAATAAAAAAGATTGAAAAGGCTTATCATGAATAA
- a CDS encoding ABC transporter ATP-binding protein: MIFIKIKELSKEFKTIRKKIIALNNINLEIKKGEFFVILGPSGCGKSTLLNVLAGLEKPTKGEIWFGEKLVCSTEKRIFLSSKERNVSMVFQSYALYPHLNVYDNIAFPLKIAKISKKIIKEKVIEMAKMLAIDDLLEAKPKELSGGQRQRVAIARALVRHPSLFLLDEPLSNLDAQLRIKMREELKNLQQKLGITTIYVTHDQTEAMTLGDRLAILKKGKIQQIGKPLEVYKKPANIFVASFMGTPPMNLIKTEIFEESGNFYTLIDKNKFKIYIDKKELKEKEIILGIRPEDIKIVEEKIENSFEEEIKHIEHLGTEIILHFKIGENKLLVKLTEDKGFKKGEKIRLFIDPKKIYIFKSAEMT, encoded by the coding sequence ATGATTTTTATAAAAATTAAAGAATTAAGTAAGGAATTTAAAACAATTCGTAAAAAAATTATAGCCTTAAATAATATTAATCTTGAAATAAAAAAGGGAGAATTTTTTGTTATACTTGGACCAAGTGGATGTGGTAAATCAACTTTGTTAAATGTTTTAGCAGGCTTAGAAAAACCAACTAAAGGTGAAATATGGTTTGGAGAAAAACTTGTTTGTTCTACTGAAAAAAGAATCTTCCTCTCTTCAAAAGAAAGAAATGTCTCTATGGTATTCCAATCCTATGCCCTTTATCCACATTTAAATGTATATGATAATATTGCCTTTCCTTTGAAAATAGCCAAAATTTCAAAAAAAATAATAAAAGAAAAGGTTATAGAAATGGCAAAAATGCTTGCAATTGATGATCTTTTAGAAGCAAAACCAAAGGAATTAAGTGGTGGACAAAGACAGAGGGTAGCCATAGCTAGGGCACTTGTAAGACATCCTTCTTTATTCCTTTTAGATGAACCACTTTCTAATCTTGATGCCCAATTAAGAATAAAAATGAGAGAAGAATTAAAAAATTTACAACAAAAACTTGGTATAACAACAATTTATGTTACACATGATCAAACAGAAGCAATGACTCTTGGTGACCGTTTGGCTATTCTTAAAAAAGGAAAAATACAACAAATTGGAAAACCTTTAGAGGTATATAAAAAACCAGCTAATATATTTGTTGCCAGTTTTATGGGAACACCTCCTATGAATTTGATAAAAACAGAAATATTTGAAGAATCAGGGAATTTTTATACTTTAATAGATAAAAATAAATTTAAAATCTACATTGATAAAAAAGAATTAAAAGAGAAGGAAATTATTTTGGGAATTAGACCAGAAGATATAAAAATTGTGGAAGAAAAAATAGAAAATAGTTTTGAAGAAGAGATAAAACATATTGAGCATTTAGGAACAGAAATAATTTTACATTTTAAAATTGGGGAAAATAAATTGCTTGTAAAATTAACAGAAGATAAAGGATTTAAAAAGGGAGAAAAAATTAGACTTTTTATAGATCCCAAAAAGATTTATATATTTAAGTCTGCTGAAATGACTTAG
- a CDS encoding diguanylate cyclase encodes MAKAKVLLVDDSPFVLAMLSALLQSEGYEVITAQDGLTAIELTYTENPDIILLDVMMPKMNGYQVARLLKFEEQTKHIPIIIFTSKDKPIDRFWGLQTGADAYLVKEEEHDKLLKTIELLLKKRPTISHTGISLERPSYLDILIKTNDLLDRKLYEATIINRITELGKKIPEISAAVKGVFKHVEELLPYEIAALFLAEREKSRFFILTKSKISEEMVQKISKHCKDFLEKEKDMDFPDPEITVFESGSEEIKDSQNTYFALFSSEGGIYTLFFFYGEAVAKLGQSEKEILNLILEHASIILENAYLYEKIRLKSITDELTGLYNRRYFLERLEAEWERAKRYKRPISLLLLDIDYFKKINDTYGHLAGDRVLRTLGKIVSQHMRRSEIAGRYGGEEFAILAPETDAESAVKLGERLRKTIENYSFPINGYINLTISIGVADAIGVNSVTEFIQRADNALYQAKEAGRNRVVKWEEDKNAKSFQQT; translated from the coding sequence ATGGCAAAAGCAAAAGTTTTATTAGTAGATGATAGCCCTTTTGTTTTAGCTATGCTTTCTGCACTGCTTCAATCTGAAGGCTATGAAGTTATTACAGCTCAAGATGGGTTGACAGCTATTGAGCTTACCTATACTGAAAATCCAGATATTATATTGTTAGATGTCATGATGCCCAAAATGAATGGTTATCAAGTGGCAAGATTATTAAAATTTGAAGAACAAACAAAACATATTCCTATTATTATTTTCACATCAAAAGATAAGCCAATAGACCGTTTTTGGGGATTGCAAACAGGGGCAGATGCTTATTTAGTTAAAGAAGAAGAACATGATAAGCTTTTAAAAACAATAGAATTACTTTTGAAAAAAAGACCAACTATTTCTCATACAGGGATTTCTCTTGAAAGACCTAGTTATTTAGATATTTTAATTAAAACAAATGATCTTTTGGATCGTAAGCTTTATGAGGCTACTATTATTAATCGTATTACTGAATTGGGAAAGAAAATCCCTGAAATTTCAGCTGCTGTAAAAGGAGTATTTAAACATGTTGAAGAGCTATTACCTTATGAAATAGCAGCCCTTTTTTTGGCTGAACGAGAGAAAAGCCGTTTTTTTATTTTAACAAAAAGTAAAATTTCTGAAGAAATGGTTCAAAAGATAAGTAAACACTGTAAAGATTTTCTTGAAAAAGAAAAGGATATGGATTTTCCTGATCCAGAAATTACTGTATTTGAATCAGGTTCAGAAGAAATAAAAGATTCTCAAAATACTTATTTTGCTCTCTTTTCTTCAGAGGGAGGTATTTATACTTTATTTTTCTTTTATGGTGAAGCAGTAGCAAAATTAGGACAGAGTGAAAAGGAAATCTTAAATCTTATTCTTGAACATGCCTCTATTATTCTTGAAAATGCTTATCTTTATGAAAAAATAAGGCTTAAATCTATAACTGATGAACTTACAGGTCTTTATAATCGGCGTTATTTTTTAGAAAGATTAGAAGCAGAATGGGAAAGGGCAAAGCGATATAAAAGACCTATTTCTCTTTTGCTTTTAGATATAGATTATTTCAAAAAAATAAATGATACTTATGGACACTTAGCTGGTGATAGAGTGCTAAGAACATTAGGAAAAATTGTTTCTCAACATATGAGGAGGTCTGAAATTGCTGGTAGATATGGTGGGGAGGAATTTGCTATTTTAGCTCCTGAAACAGATGCAGAAAGTGCAGTAAAATTGGGAGAAAGATTGAGGAAAACAATAGAGAATTATTCATTTCCAATAAATGGATATATAAATTTAACAATAAGTATAGGTGTGGCTGATGCTATTGGGGTAAATAGTGTAACTGAATTTATTCAAAGGGCAGATAACGCTCTTTATCAGGCAAAAGAGGCTGGTAGAAATCGGGTAGTAAAATGGGAAGAGGATAAAAATGCTAAGTCATTTCAGCAGACTTAA
- the panB gene encoding 3-methyl-2-oxobutanoate hydroxymethyltransferase, with amino-acid sequence MKKITLLDLKTKKEKKEKITMLTAYDYPLARLVDEVGIDTILVGDSLGMVVLGYENTLPVTMTEMLHHIKAVKRGVKRAFLIGDLPFMSYQASIKEAVKNAGRFMKAGCDAVKLEGGKEVVDKIKAIVDAGIPVLAHIGLTPQSLSKLGGYRVQGTDVESAIRLIEDALALEEAGAFGVVLECIPYQLAKLITEKLSIITIGIGAGPYCDGQVLVIHDLLGLFEKFTPKFVKVYANLALQIKEAIMNYKQEVEKGIFPDIEHAYSFSQEVWQALLKEVEKKDV; translated from the coding sequence ATGAAAAAGATAACTCTTTTAGATTTAAAGACAAAAAAAGAAAAGAAAGAAAAGATTACTATGCTTACTGCTTATGATTATCCTTTAGCTCGATTGGTAGATGAAGTGGGAATAGATACTATTTTAGTTGGTGATTCTTTAGGTATGGTAGTACTTGGATATGAAAATACTTTACCCGTAACTATGACAGAGATGCTTCATCATATAAAGGCTGTAAAAAGAGGAGTGAAAAGGGCATTTTTAATCGGTGATTTGCCATTTATGTCTTATCAAGCCTCTATAAAAGAGGCAGTGAAAAATGCAGGTAGATTTATGAAAGCTGGTTGTGATGCTGTAAAACTAGAGGGTGGAAAAGAAGTAGTTGACAAAATAAAAGCCATTGTAGATGCAGGTATTCCCGTTTTAGCCCATATTGGTCTTACACCACAAAGTCTTTCAAAACTAGGAGGTTATCGTGTTCAAGGTACAGATGTGGAATCAGCCATTCGTTTAATAGAAGATGCCTTAGCACTTGAAGAAGCAGGTGCTTTTGGTGTTGTGCTTGAGTGTATTCCATATCAATTAGCTAAATTGATTACAGAAAAACTTTCTATTATTACTATTGGTATTGGAGCTGGACCTTATTGTGATGGGCAGGTATTAGTTATTCACGATTTATTAGGGCTTTTTGAAAAATTTACACCAAAATTTGTTAAAGTTTATGCAAATCTTGCCCTTCAAATAAAAGAAGCAATTATGAATTATAAGCAGGAGGTAGAAAAAGGTATTTTTCCAGATATAGAACATGCTTATAGTTTTTCTCAAGAAGTGTGGCAAGCACTTTTAAAAGAAGTAGAGAAAAAAGATGTCTAA